TGAATTGTGCGGATGCTCGGAGCGATGGTTCGATTGTAGTGGCCTTTTGTGCGGATACGACGAATCGACCAAGAACTGCGGCGAAAAGAGCGGTTTCCATGCCAGAGTAAAAACTCCAATCGGCGAGGGGCACGGATAACAAGAGGAGGGGAACGAGGCATAGGATGGTTTTGGGGGACGGGCCGAGGAATTTGCGAATGGAGCGGCAGGTGTCCCAGAGACAGAGGCAGGTGATGATTGCGGCGAACCAGGCGAGGTTGTCGCCGCGAAACCCGAGGAGCCAACCGGGGGCGAGGACGAGGGGGTACGTGAGGCTGGTGCCGCCGGACGAGTAGCCATTGCCGATGGACCATTCGAAGGGGTGTCCGAGGGCAGCGGAGCGGGCGAAGGCGAAGTGGATGTAGACGTCGTCGAGGGGGACAGGGAAGTGGCCGCCGGTGCGTGAGAAAGCGGGTAGCCAGAAGGCGAGGCCGACGGCGAGGACAACGAAGGCGGCCCAGAGGTCGAGGGGGAGGGAGGTACGACTCCAAGTCTTATTTGTCGAAGGACCGCCAGACATACAGAACGGAAATGAGTCTTTCACGGCGATCTAAAACAATGCGCACGGTATATGTGCCTACACGTAGCCATGCTCCGGTCGGATCATTGGGAATGCGTTCGAAGTCTCCTTCTCCCGTGGCGGCAAAGCGCATTAACGCTGCATCGACACGGGCAGCATCGCGCCAAGGTATCGCACGAAGCGCTCCTTCAGCGACAATGGACCAGCTCAGCCGCCACGTTCGCATCTTGCGGCAATCTCGGCACTCACGACGTGCGCCGGCCGGAACGGTCCTCGTTTTGCTTCATCGGCAAGCCTGCGCTGCTCGTCGGTCTCGTCTTCCTTCGCGAACGGCGCACGCTCGAACGCAGCCCAAACGGGATCGATTTCGTCATCTTCCAAGGGAAGAAGCTCCGCAACACTCGAGCGACGAGGACCCATGACCCCGACACTACCACTCCATGAGGTCGTCTGTCGAGACGAAAAGCTTTTGGGACAAACCACGTGCACAACGCCGTAAGCATGCCCCCGTTCGAAAGAACTTCTGCAACATGAGCGGCCGATTGTCTCGGCGCGGAGTATGATGCGCGCATGGCAACGGAAATCCGAGACGCGGAAGATGCATCGCACTGGGATGCAGTGGAAGAAGCGACCGAGCTGATGAACGAAGGCAAGTTCGTCGAAGCGCTCGTGGTGCTACGCGACGTGATCAAGCGCAATCCGAGAAACGCATATGCGTACAACTTCCTCGGCGGTGCGCTTTACGAGACGGGGCAGTTCGAAGCGTCGCGAGATGCGTACCGTGCAGCGCTGCGGCTGCGGCCGGGTTACTTGGGGGCGCGGGTGTCGCTTTCGCACGTGCTGCGCAAGCTCGGTGATGCGCAAGGGGCGCTTTCGCAGGCGAACGAGGCGCTGCGACAGTTTCCGGGAGACGGTGACGCGCTTTATGCCGCAGCTCTTGCGAATGCCGCGCGAGGTAATCGCAAGACGGCCAAAAAGCAACTCCAAGGGTTCCTGGCCACGAACCCCGAATTGGAAGCTCAACTGGAAGTGGAACAAATCCTCGCAATGCTGGGTATCGATGATCAGAATGGCCCGGTCGAGTTCGAATGACGAACCTCCGTTCGAGATGAAACGGCGGATGATACCCTTGCAAGGGTACGTAAAAGCTTCTACCCTACCACAATGCGGCTTACAAAAACTTCGCTTGTCGTCGTATCGCTCTTGTCGCTGATGATCGCCGCTCGTGCGGAAGCCAGGCCGTTTCGCGTGGACGATATTCCGAACGGGAGCAAGTTTACGTGCTTGAACTGCCATGGGGATCTCAAGGCCAGTTACAACACGGATTTCGGATCGGACGCGCGGAATTTTTTGATTCCGGTGGGAGCCGTATCGACGCAGCACGTGGATTGGACACCTCTGTGCGCGCTCGACTCGGACAGAGACGGGTGGACGAATGGGCAGGAATTGGGAGATCCGGATTGTGTTTGGAAGCCTGGGGATCCTGATCCGAAAGGGTTCTTGACGAATCCTGGCGTGTATGAATCTGCGCCGCCGCCTGTTTGCGGCAATGGAGTGCTCGAAGCGAACGAAGCGTGTGACGGCACTTTGTTTGCAGAAACGAATTGTGCGTTCGTGGGAGCGGGTGAAGGGATGCTTGGATGCACGGCGGATTGCGAGTTCGATTATGGTGGGTGTTCGACGCCTCCTGATGGGCCGCCCAATCCGAATGAATCGGGCGGAGGCGATGCAAGCATCGAAGGGGGATGCAGCATGTCGAGCGCGGGTGCGTCGGATGCATCAGGGTGGGGGTTGTTCGTGGTCGTGGGCATGGGACTTGCGGCGAGACGCCGCCGCGTGCGCGTACGCGGCCGCGTGGGATGATTGTCAGCCGTTGCCGCGGGTGCGACAAGCTTCGGCGAGGGCTGTTGCGCCCGCAGCTTCGGCGGCGCGCGCGGCGGCGCGAAATGCCGCAGCGCGCTCGATGGCCTCGGCACCACGTCGCGCAGATCGCGTGCGCATGTCGGCATATTGTTCGAATGCGCGGAGCGCACCCTCTTCGTCACCGTCACGCGCCCGCAAGTCGCCGAGCGTGAGGGCTGCGAGGGCCGCATCTGCTTCATTTCCAGGGTAGAACGCCGACGAGAGGACATGCGCGAGGGCGCCGGCATTGCGGTCGGCAATGGCCTTTTTTGCGAGCAGCTCGGGGGCCGGTCGAGGATCGACGAGGCCCATGCGTAATTCGAGATAACCTACGATGTCGAGGGAAATGCGTCTGAGCGATTCGAGGCCATCGGTGGGGGCTTCGAGGACGCCGCCGCCTGCGCGTAAACATTGGCGATCGATGTCCCGAACGATGACCAAATCGTCCCGTTCGCCGATGACGAAGAGGTCGGCAGCCCACGCCAAGGACTTTTCGTCGCGGAGCCATTGGGTGGATATGCCGGATTCTGCGCGTCCTAGAATGCGCGTGCCATCGTCGAGCTGGATGCCGTCGCAAGCCGCATGAAGTGCCGCGATGTCGTCGGGAGGATCGAATTCGAAGGGCCAGGTCGCCTCCGCATTTGGCCGTTTTGCGACCAAACGCGGAGATGCGAGGATATCGGCCAAACGCCGGGCGTAGTCGTTCATCAAAATTGCTTCAGCATGGCGACTGAGTCGTACCCGAGGGTTTGGATGAACGTGTCTGCCTGGGCTCGGGCGCCGGGCACATCGAACACGACGAAATGCCCATCGGAACCCTGAGGTGCCCATTGGGCAACGCCACCGGTCGCCTGGCCACTGGCGAGGTTATTCGAGAGCCCATTCGCAGGCAGATACACGATTCCCGGTCCGCCGGACCATACCATTTCGGGGATTTCGCGCTGCAGCGAATTGCCGATGAGCGGCAGACCCATGGCGACGGCATGCATTTCGATGCCATCGGGCGGCGAATAACTATCTCCGAGGCCGTCCCCATTGACGCCCACGGTCATGTAAATGCTCTTCGGAGCCATACCGCCGCGGGGTTCTCGAACGATGTAGCGTGCGTAATGGATGGGATCGGTGACGTCGACGAGCATTTGCGCAAAAGAAAGCGCCGGGTGGAACAGGTCCACCTCTTCGAATTCTTCTGGACGAAGCCCGAGCATGACGGATTTGACGATGTCGGCCACGGACGGGGGTGGTGCGGTTTTTTGCGTGAGCGTGATCGACATGATTGCGCCCGAGCCGGAGAGCACGCCTCCGAGCGCTTGGTCATCCGCGGCGAGGAAGAGAGGCCCATTCAGGCCGCCCTGGGAGTGGCCGAAGAACGTGACGCGGGTCGGGTCGAACCGAATGGTATCGCCCCAAATGGAGACGGCGGCGGGTATTTCGATTTTCGTTTCGGTGAAGAGGCGTGCGCGCTGGACTTCGTCGAGTGCCGATTGACGATTGCTCGTGCGGGCAGCGATGACGTTGTCGACGTTGAAGAAGCGCAGTGCTTCGGCATTTTCCGCGTCGTCGGGGGGCGATCCCGGGCGTTTTCCGTGGAAAATCTGATCGACGCCCATGGACGCAATGCATTTCGCGGCCAAGCTTCTGGCCGTTCCATCGCGCGCGTAGCTGCGATAACTTCCACCCGTGCCGTGTGCGTAGAGCGCGATGGGATAACCATTTTTCGGCGGAGGGCATGCATCCGACGTTGGTATCGTGAGGGAAAATCGGAGGTCGAACGTATCGACGATGGCGGGCGCGCCATTTTCATAATGAAAGCCACCGCCGTCTTTGGGGCTTGCGAAGGGAAGAATTCCCTCTTGGTAATTGGGAGAGGGACCGTATACCCCGGTGTATTCGGCTGAAACGTCGCTCGTGGCGACGATGCGCCATCGGGTGGGATCGACATTCGGCGCCGGCGCATTTGCGCGCAAGTGATCGCGCAGGGCAAACAGCTCTTCCGTCGGGTCGTTGGTCGTGAAAACGGCGAGATGAACGATTCGTTGACGTGTGACCCCGGCCTTTTCAATTTCGAGGACCGCTGGTTCGAGCGCCGTATGAACGGCTTCGGTCGCCGACCGGCTGGCAGGTTTTTCTCCCAATGCCTCCGCCAAGTCTTGGCTTTTCACGAGGGGCCCGCCGTACGCATTGCGAAGTTTGTCCGTGACGACGAAGGCATACCGCGTGCGTGGGCGCAGGGGAAAACCAGGGGATGGCATGAACGCCAATGTATTTTCCGGATAATAAATACCCTTGGCAGAACGGAACTTGAGGGAGACTGGATTTCGCTTGCCATAATCCGGGGAGGCCGGATCGATATCGATGAGCTGGACGGATGCATCGGCCGCTAGTGTCGCATCGGGCATTGGCAACGAGCCGTCGTCGAGTGGTCCGTCAAAACGAACGAATCCCGCAGCGGCAGGGGAGAAGCCATCGAGCTTTCCGTCCATATACTTGACGTACGACGCGATATTTCCCGAGAAGCGAGGATCGGGGAAATGGGTGAGTTTGACCTTGCCACCGTCGAGACGCAGATCGCTCGGCCAGGGATGGTCGAAGAATTCGGTAAAACCAGGCTCCGCTTTGACGGAACCAAGCTCCGAAAGGGGAAGCTCGGCTTCCGGCTCGCCTGCGGCGGCAATCCAGATGGCGTTGGACCGCGCCGCTGGTGGCTCGGGCGGTTCACCGCAACCGACGAGGCCGATCCCGAGAAGCAAAGCAAGTGTGCAAGAAATATGAATGCTGGAGCGCATGCGCCCATTATTGCATCCTTTATTGCTCCGCGATGGAAAGCCCAATGTCACGATTCCGACGGAGGCTGAACGGCGCTCGTTGTGCGGGACGAGTGAACGAACTATAGGTGGCCCACCATGTGGCTCGCGGGAAAGACGGCTCTCATCACGGGTGGAGGTCGCGGTATCGGCCGCGCGATCGCCGAACGCTTGGTCAGTGAAGGCGCCCGCGTCATCGTCACGGGTCGAACGGAGAC
The Polyangiaceae bacterium genome window above contains:
- a CDS encoding tetratricopeptide repeat protein, which encodes MATEIRDAEDASHWDAVEEATELMNEGKFVEALVVLRDVIKRNPRNAYAYNFLGGALYETGQFEASRDAYRAALRLRPGYLGARVSLSHVLRKLGDAQGALSQANEALRQFPGDGDALYAAALANAARGNRKTAKKQLQGFLATNPELEAQLEVEQILAMLGIDDQNGPVEFE